The Halalkalicoccus sp. CG83 genomic sequence AGTGAAGGAAACGGGATCCCAGTACGAACTCTCAGATCCATCACGTGAGAAATTGGGGGTGGGGCAGTGTTTACTAAGGATCGAATCGATCTCGCCAGCACCCACCCCACACCCTCTGGGGCCTCTCTGTCGCTTCCGTTCAGCGTCCGCAGCTGTTCTGTTGTCGCGCTCGCCCCTCCGGATCGAGAAACGAACGCTCATCGAGTAGGTAACCGCCGAGGATGGGGTTCACGTAGTCGACGAGCCCCGCACCTGAGTCCGTCGCGCCCGCCGTCGTCAATGGACTGTGTACGAGGGCGGGTCGTTGCTCATAGGTCGATTACACCCGTAGACTCGCCACCACTGAAGTCGGCTGGCTCACTCCGCGCGGGCATCTCATCGATCTCGTCGTCCTCGACGGCCGGATTCGCGGCTTCGTGTCCGCCGGGGTAGCATGGCCAGCAACCGAGGCCATCGTCGTCGAGCGCTGACGAGCGATCACAGCCCCAAAGAGCCGTCTTTCTCATTCGTTCCTTAGAAGGCAGTAACTATAAACATGCCGATTAGGCCACTATACGGTGCTTCATCGGGGTTCCTGCCGTAAAAGGCAGTAGACATTTACCTCCGTCTCCCATCATAGATCGTATGAGCGGACACTCAACACCCGGCCGGAAACCACGTGTCACTGACGAGGAGCTACTCGCCGTGTTTCAGCGAACCGATGATCCAGTGCTTTCGACCGCAGAGATCGCCGACGAACTGCCGATCAAACGTCGTGCGACCCTTACGCGCCTCCAGCGGCTCGCCGATAACGGCGTCCTCAGTCGTAAACAGACCGGTGGACGGAATACGGTATGGTGGCCCACTACCGGGTCCGAGAAGATTACAGGGGGCTCGGCAGAGCCACTACTCGAGCTGGTCGGGCTCGTCTCTGACGAGAGTGCGCAGCGGGTCAAAGAGCGCTCGCGGGAGTTCCGCGACGAGTTCGACGATCGGATGGACCGGCGACGAAAGGAAGAGTAGATGCTCCTCGATTCTACGTTCCTAATCGATCTACTCGACCGCAGTGACGCCGCCGAGAGCCAGCTCCGCAATTTGATCGTAACTGAGATACCTGTCTCAGTATCACCGCTCTCAGTTCATGAGGCGGGGCTTGGCCTTCAAGAGGGGGAGCGCGAGCGTTTTGAAGAGATTCTCATGTCGATGATTATCCTTCCGCTCGGCCTTGCCGAGTCTCGACGAGCGCTTTCCATTCAGCGCACGCTCTACGATCAAGGCGAACCGATCGGCGCAGTCGATGCGTTGATCGCGGCGACGGCTGCCGAAAGTGCGGACCCTCGAGTGCTCACGCGCAACGTTAGCGAATTCAGCCGTGTTGTCGGAATCGATATTATTTCTTATTGAGGCGAATCAACCGCTGGAGTAACGAGGCCTATCTAGGAAAGAAGGGACGGGGCCAACCTTCACGATGTGGGGCGTAGGAGTAATCAGTGGCTCTCGAACCACTCCATTCTTCCAAGCGAGATCTCGTACACGTGGGATATCGTAAGTTGCAATTCCAACGAAAGTGAGCCGGGTGCCGTAATCGCATCCACGTCCGCCTCATCTACGAACTAGTAGTGGTGATCGAAGTGTGGCATTGACCAGATACCGACTGGCGAGTGCCCCTCTGGATTCCAGTTGATGCCAGCGAACGTGTAGTTCAGTCCTGAAAGAAGCAACAATGCTACCGAATTAGCAAAGTGGAGGAGTTAATTGCTCTGTGTAGAAATCGAGTTTACGAGCGAACCGTATCACCGAATTCTTCGACGAGATCCTCATTGAGACTCGCTCCATCAGTGCGACGGTTGATGTCAGCAAGCCACCGTCCGTACTTCCCTCGTTCGTCGTCTTTCTGTGTTTCGACGAAAAATGGCCACTCTTCATCTGCCCCTTGAGCAACCCACTCCTCAACAAATTCTTTGTGCTGCTGTCCAGCAGCGTACTCTTCACTCTCCTTGCTTGTTCCAAAGATTTCTGCAGTATCGATATTTCGTAGTCGAACCCGGGCTTCATCGCCTGTGAGTATCACACCGAACCCAAGATCAATACTGAGATCGAGGGTATCGCCATCAACAACCCGTTCGACATCAGCGCGATATTGCCACAGTTCCATACTTATATGTGTAGATGTGAATGAATAATATTACCGAAATAGATACTGATTGCCAAGAGGGTTCTTGAGATCAGTAGACACTCTAAAGAATGAAGTACGCCCACGATTCTGATGGAATCGCCGTCGAAGGTCTCGACCTCTCGGAGAACGTGAGCGGTTAAAGCGAGAGCAACGCAAGCTCTCATGGAAGCAACATCGTTCGACGAATTACCACAGCATACTGCTCTTATTCATCCGATGTGGCGTCAGGATTCGGCGTCCTGAAGCCACTTCGGTAGCAGGGCCAACAGGGGAGATCATCAAACGACGGAAGACAATCACAATCCGTTGGGCGACGATCTGTTTGCTGTTCATATCGTAGTACCTGCTCA encodes the following:
- a CDS encoding PIN domain-containing protein, giving the protein MLLDSTFLIDLLDRSDAAESQLRNLIVTEIPVSVSPLSVHEAGLGLQEGERERFEEILMSMIILPLGLAESRRALSIQRTLYDQGEPIGAVDALIAATAAESADPRVLTRNVSEFSRVVGIDIISY
- a CDS encoding thermonuclease family protein, with protein sequence MELWQYRADVERVVDGDTLDLSIDLGFGVILTGDEARVRLRNIDTAEIFGTSKESEEYAAGQQHKEFVEEWVAQGADEEWPFFVETQKDDERGKYGRWLADINRRTDGASLNEDLVEEFGDTVRS
- a CDS encoding winged helix-turn-helix domain-containing protein, which produces MSGHSTPGRKPRVTDEELLAVFQRTDDPVLSTAEIADELPIKRRATLTRLQRLADNGVLSRKQTGGRNTVWWPTTGSEKITGGSAEPLLELVGLVSDESAQRVKERSREFRDEFDDRMDRRRKEE